One stretch of Deltaproteobacteria bacterium DNA includes these proteins:
- a CDS encoding pyridine nucleotide-disulfide oxidoreductase: MKQTDVLVLGGLSGITAGISCRRYYPDKKVTLVRKEGTVLIPCGIPYIYGTVGGPQNNVVPDGLLESNGIELIKDEAITVDREKKVVALKGGETIGYDKLVFATGSLPMVPPIPGVDKKNVYPVKKEFDYLGSVLECMKGVKDLVIIGGGFIGVEFADECRKGRNVNVTVVEAMPHCLQMAMDDEYCVEAESRLTDAGVKVMVNTKVEAILGGDAVTGVKLAGGVELKADMVILGIGAVPNTTLAKESGLEMGFRNTIKVDRYMQSYNDPNVFACGDCAEKPSFFNGRPVGVMLASVATSEARIAGSNLFSPVHQNCGVISVFSTMINGRAFGVAGLTERSAGQMGMEYVTGLAEAPDTHPGGMPNSSMTKLKLVFAKDTGVILGGSISGGRSVGEMVNVLSACIMHKMTANDMVQFQMGTHPALTSSPIAYPIVNAACKALQSMRR; the protein is encoded by the coding sequence ATGAAGCAGACAGACGTATTGGTGTTGGGCGGCCTTTCCGGAATAACGGCGGGGATCAGTTGCAGAAGGTATTACCCGGACAAAAAGGTGACCCTGGTGCGCAAGGAGGGGACGGTGCTCATCCCCTGCGGTATCCCGTATATTTATGGAACCGTTGGCGGACCGCAGAACAACGTGGTTCCTGACGGGTTGCTGGAGAGCAACGGTATCGAGCTGATCAAGGACGAGGCGATCACCGTGGATCGCGAGAAAAAGGTGGTTGCGCTCAAGGGCGGCGAGACCATCGGCTATGACAAACTGGTTTTCGCCACCGGGTCGCTGCCCATGGTTCCTCCCATCCCCGGCGTGGACAAAAAAAATGTCTACCCGGTGAAGAAGGAATTCGACTACCTGGGGTCCGTTCTTGAATGCATGAAGGGGGTCAAGGATCTGGTGATCATTGGTGGCGGCTTCATTGGCGTGGAATTCGCCGACGAATGCCGCAAGGGGCGGAACGTCAACGTGACCGTGGTGGAGGCCATGCCGCATTGCCTGCAGATGGCCATGGACGACGAGTACTGCGTTGAAGCGGAATCCAGGCTGACGGACGCCGGGGTCAAGGTCATGGTCAATACCAAGGTCGAGGCCATTCTGGGTGGCGACGCGGTTACCGGCGTGAAACTGGCGGGGGGCGTGGAGCTCAAGGCCGATATGGTCATTTTGGGCATTGGCGCGGTGCCGAATACCACCCTGGCCAAGGAGTCCGGACTGGAGATGGGCTTTCGCAACACCATCAAGGTCGACCGCTACATGCAGAGCTACAACGACCCCAATGTGTTCGCCTGCGGCGATTGCGCGGAGAAGCCGTCATTTTTCAACGGTCGTCCGGTGGGCGTGATGCTGGCCTCCGTGGCGACATCCGAGGCACGTATCGCCGGCTCGAATCTTTTTTCGCCGGTGCATCAGAATTGCGGCGTGATCAGCGTGTTTTCGACCATGATCAACGGCCGGGCCTTTGGCGTGGCGGGCCTGACCGAACGGTCGGCCGGGCAAATGGGCATGGAATATGTCACCGGCCTGGCCGAGGCTCCCGACACGCACCCCGGCGGCATGCCCAATTCGAGCATGACCAAGCTCAAACTGGTGTTCGCCAAGGATACGGGCGTGATTCTGGGTGGTTCCATTTCCGGCGGCCGTTCCGTGGGTGAAATGGTCAACGTCCTGAGCGCCTGCATCATGCACAAAATGACCGCCAACGACATGGTCCAGTTCCAGATGGGCACGCATCCGGCGTTGACATCCTCGCCCATCGCCTATCCCATCGTCAACGCGGCGTGCAAGGCGTTGCAATCCATGC